Proteins from a genomic interval of Pseudomonadota bacterium:
- a CDS encoding response regulator has product MKAKYLSIIISLAFLLVVFLPVYTIFYIAPSFSDLLAQQTEDEAVRVADHMAESTFKGDHALKDMLEDDDRLADLKNLIVEFKLMKLKVFAPNGEIVFSTDDKDIGTINTHDYFHEIVAKGGAYTKIVQKDEISLEGQKVSMDVVETYVPIMRNGRFYGAFEIYYDITARKKQQGKLVRQLTIISSALAFCLLLAVVFSSMKAISSFQQLIKTQKDLKIERDRAEEASRVKSSFLASMSHEIRTPMNGILGMVELTLGTELSHEQRDFLEAAYGSGEALLTIINDILDFSKIEAGKMELETVCFDLDELLKNIVKPMGLLAEAKNLSLSFSRDQRVSRYLKGDPGRLRQVLVNLTGNAIKFTEQGRIVISVSPVTGGSADLGNGIEKILFSVIDTGIGIPREKLESIFESFTQADGSTTRKYGGTGLGLTISKRITEIMGGDIGVKSEPGKGSTFYFTACLETGEPIVVDTKPVDAKILVGRLVLIVDDNVDHRTILKGILQRNKMIIVEASSADEALDVLTGQKNFDLMLVDIDMPEKDGFELVRQIREERRLNQIHIVMVTGIGFRGDVAHASKLGIEGYLTKPVKGDELLKVLTMLLALEHPKDGRVLTKHSEHPLDAKKFKILLAEDNAVNSKLACHLLKRQGYDYVAVENGIEALEALKKDSFDLILMDVQMPEMDGLQATRRIREAGETAGFNPKIPIIALTAHAMQGDKERFIEAGMDDYLAKPMKVEGLVDIIEKYRR; this is encoded by the coding sequence ATGAAAGCTAAGTATTTGTCGATCATTATTAGCCTCGCCTTCCTCCTGGTGGTTTTTCTGCCGGTTTACACCATTTTTTATATTGCCCCGTCCTTCAGCGACCTTCTGGCCCAGCAGACCGAGGATGAAGCTGTCCGGGTCGCGGATCATATGGCTGAATCGACATTCAAGGGGGATCATGCTCTCAAGGATATGCTTGAAGACGATGACCGCCTCGCTGATCTGAAGAACCTGATAGTTGAATTTAAATTAATGAAACTGAAAGTTTTTGCGCCAAACGGTGAAATTGTTTTTTCAACGGATGATAAGGATATCGGAACGATAAACACCCATGACTATTTCCATGAAATTGTCGCCAAAGGCGGGGCGTATACAAAGATTGTACAAAAGGATGAAATTTCACTTGAGGGCCAGAAGGTTTCAATGGATGTGGTGGAAACTTATGTGCCGATTATGCGTAATGGCCGATTTTACGGGGCCTTTGAAATCTACTACGATATAACTGCACGCAAGAAACAACAGGGAAAGCTTGTTCGGCAGTTGACGATTATTTCTTCGGCTCTTGCTTTTTGTCTTCTGCTTGCGGTTGTTTTCAGTTCAATGAAGGCGATTTCATCTTTTCAGCAATTGATTAAAACCCAGAAGGATCTCAAAATAGAAAGGGACAGGGCGGAAGAGGCCAGCCGGGTTAAAAGCAGCTTTCTGGCCAGCATGAGCCATGAAATCAGGACGCCGATGAACGGCATACTCGGCATGGTTGAGTTGACCCTTGGCACCGAGCTTTCACACGAACAGCGGGATTTTCTCGAGGCGGCATACGGGTCCGGAGAAGCGTTGCTTACGATAATAAATGATATCCTTGATTTTTCCAAGATTGAAGCCGGTAAAATGGAGCTTGAAACAGTTTGTTTTGATCTTGATGAGCTGCTTAAAAATATTGTCAAGCCCATGGGCCTTTTGGCGGAAGCAAAGAATCTTTCCCTGAGCTTTAGCAGGGATCAAAGGGTTTCGAGATACCTCAAGGGTGATCCCGGAAGGCTTCGTCAGGTGCTGGTCAATCTCACCGGCAATGCAATCAAATTTACCGAACAGGGCAGGATTGTCATATCGGTGAGTCCGGTGACTGGTGGCAGTGCGGATCTGGGAAACGGCATTGAGAAGATATTGTTTTCCGTGATCGACACCGGGATAGGCATTCCCAGAGAAAAGCTTGAATCGATTTTTGAAAGCTTCACCCAGGCTGACGGTTCAACAACCAGAAAATACGGCGGTACCGGTCTGGGACTGACTATTTCAAAACGAATAACCGAGATCATGGGCGGTGATATCGGCGTGAAAAGTGAGCCGGGAAAGGGCAGCACGTTTTATTTTACAGCCTGCCTTGAGACGGGAGAGCCCATAGTTGTGGATACAAAGCCAGTGGATGCGAAGATACTTGTCGGCAGGTTGGTATTGATTGTCGATGATAACGTTGACCACCGGACGATATTGAAGGGTATACTTCAGCGGAACAAGATGATTATTGTCGAGGCCTCAAGTGCAGATGAGGCATTGGACGTTTTGACCGGGCAGAAAAATTTTGATTTGATGCTCGTTGATATCGACATGCCTGAAAAAGACGGTTTTGAACTGGTGCGGCAGATTCGTGAGGAGCGTCGACTGAATCAGATCCATATTGTAATGGTGACCGGCATCGGCTTCCGCGGCGATGTGGCACATGCCTCAAAATTAGGTATTGAGGGATATTTGACCAAGCCCGTCAAGGGTGATGAATTGCTCAAAGTGTTGACCATGTTGCTTGCTCTGGAGCACCCCAAAGATGGCCGGGTTCTCACAAAACATAGCGAACATCCCCTTGATGCCAAGAAATTCAAGATATTGCTTGCCGAAGATAATGCGGTAAACAGTAAGCTTGCCTGCCATCTGTTAAAAAGGCAGGGGTATGATTATGTTGCGGTTGAAAACGGTATTGAGGCCCTTGAGGCGCTTAAGAAAGATTCATTTGACTTGATCCTCATGGACGTGCAGATGCCCGAGATGGACGGCCTGCAAGCTACCCGCAGAATCAGAGAGGCGGGGGAGACGGCAGGGTTTAATCCGAAGATTCCGATTATCGCGCTTACCGCCCATGCAATGCAGGGCGACAAGGAGCGTTTCATCGAAGCCGGTATGGATGATTATCTGGCTAAGCCCATGAAGGTGGAAGGTCTGGTTGATATTATCGAGAAATATCGGCGATAA
- a CDS encoding septal ring lytic transglycosylase RlpA family protein codes for MRLAYIVILINAVFLLSSCIGSKPLTQRAPEEPATSFPAKQVPPSGKIPPTQRPYKIDGKKYYPLPSSQGYAETGIASWYGKQFHGRLTSNGERYDMHGMTAAHKTLPMHTWLVVKNLENDKEIVVRINDRGPFVKGRIVDLTLTGAKKLEMDQQGTARVEILALGETGEFQQGNRKVERFLPHQDFAKGEFYVQIGSFESLDNAERQKEQLLSWGRKTVIQVFDNGEKTFYRVQVRAGTNLSEARRAERVLERSGFSGAFVVAR; via the coding sequence ATGCGTCTTGCATATATTGTCATATTAATCAACGCTGTATTTCTCCTTTCTTCGTGCATCGGTTCAAAACCTTTGACTCAAAGAGCGCCGGAGGAGCCTGCCACGTCTTTCCCTGCCAAGCAGGTGCCGCCTTCCGGAAAAATTCCGCCCACCCAGCGACCCTACAAAATCGATGGCAAAAAATATTATCCCTTGCCGTCATCCCAGGGGTATGCGGAAACCGGCATCGCCTCCTGGTATGGCAAGCAGTTTCACGGCAGGTTGACTTCAAACGGCGAGCGCTATGACATGCACGGCATGACTGCTGCCCACAAGACCCTGCCGATGCATACCTGGCTTGTTGTAAAGAATCTGGAAAACGATAAGGAAATAGTCGTGCGGATCAATGATCGCGGTCCTTTTGTCAAGGGGCGCATAGTTGATTTGACCCTTACCGGCGCTAAAAAACTGGAAATGGACCAGCAGGGAACGGCCCGGGTGGAGATACTTGCCCTTGGAGAAACCGGGGAGTTTCAGCAGGGAAACCGTAAGGTTGAGCGGTTCCTGCCGCATCAGGATTTTGCAAAAGGTGAATTTTACGTACAGATCGGTTCCTTTGAGAGTCTTGATAATGCCGAGCGTCAGAAGGAGCAGTTGCTTTCATGGGGCAGAAAAACAGTGATCCAGGTCTTTGATAACGGCGAAAAAACCTTCTATCGGGTGCAGGTCCGGGCCGGGACAAATCTTTCCGAAGCCAGAAGGGCCGAGAGGGTGCTTGAAAGATCAGGATTTAGCGGCGCTTTTGTCGTGGCGCGGTGA